Proteins from one Anopheles nili chromosome 2, idAnoNiliSN_F5_01, whole genome shotgun sequence genomic window:
- the LOC128720241 gene encoding dihydrolipoyl dehydrogenase, mitochondrial — MQSNIRYLVNVAVKGNASLRNHGAVLGALYGRAYSTTHDADLVVIGSGPGGYVASIKAAQLGMKTVCIEKNDTLGGTCLNVGCIPSKALLNNSHYYHMAHSGDLAARGILVDNVRLDLSVLMDQKSKAVKSLTGGIAQLFKKNKVTHINGFGTITGPNTVVAKKADGSEETVNTKNVLIATGSEVTPFAGIEVDEETIVSSTGALKLKEVPRRLGLIGAGVIGLELGSVWGRLGAEVTAIEFLSTIGGAGIDLDVSKNFQKILTKQGMKFMLGTKVVSASKSGSGVTVTVENVKDGSQQNLEFDVLLVCVGRRPYTDGLGLENVGIVKDDRGRVPVNSQFQTIVPSVYAIGDCIHGPMLAHKAEDEGIVCVEGMLGGHVHIDYNCVPSVVYTHPEVAWVGKNEEELKAEGVAYNVGKFPFAANSRAKTNNDTDGFVKVLADKQTDRVLGVHIIGPAAGELINESVLAMEYGASAEDVARVCHAHPTCAEALREAHTAASFGKPINF; from the exons ATGCAGTCCAACATTCGATATTTGGTGAACGTTGCCGTCAAG GGTAACGCAAGCCTCCGTAACCATGGCGCGGTCCTGGGAGCATTATACGGCCGGGCCTACTCGACGACACACGATGCCGATCTGGTGGTCATTGGATCCGGTCCCGGTGGATATGTCGCCTCCATCAAAGCAGCCCAACTTGGCATGAAA ACCGTGTGCATTGAGAAGAATGACACACTCGGCGGAACCTGCCTGAACGTGGGTTGCATTCCCTCGAAAGCCCTGCTGAACAACTCGCACTACTACCACATGGCTCACTCTGGCGACCTGGCCGCTCGAGGTATCCTGGTCGATAACGTGCGGCTTGACCTTAGCGTACTGATGGACCAGAAGTCGAAGGCGGTCAAATCGCTCACCGGAGGCATCGCGCAGCTGTTCAAGAAGAACAAGGTAACACACATCAATGGCTTTGGCACGATAACCGGCCCGAACACTGTCGTGGCGAAGAAGGCGGACGGTAGCGAGGAGACGGTCAACACGAAGAACGTTCTCATTGCCACTGGTTCGGAGGTTACGCCGTTCGCCGGCATCGAGGTCGATGAAGAGACCATCGTGTCGTCGACGGGCGCGTTGAAGTTGAAGGAAGTACCGCGCCGGCTCGGTTTGATCGGTGCCGGTGTGATCGGGCTCGAGCTTGGATCGGTCTGGGGACGACTTGGCGCGGAAGTAACCGCCATCGAGTTCCTCAGCACAATTGGAGGAGCCGGCATCGATCTGGACGTCTCGAAGAACTTCCAGAAGATCCTCACCAAGCAGGGCATGAAGTTCATGCTCGGCACGAAGGTGGTCAGCGCGTCGAAGAGCGGAAGCGGCGTCACCGTTACCGTGGAAAACGTCAAGGACGGTTCCCAGCAAAATCTGGAGTTTGACGTCCTGCTTGTCTGTGTCGGTCGCCGACCATACACCGACGGTCTGGGATTGGAGAACGTGGGCATCGTCAAGGATGACCGAGGTCGCGTGCCGGTCAACAGTCAGTTCCAGACGATCGTACCTAGCGTGTACGCCATCGGCGATTGCATCCACGGACCAATGTTGGCGCATAAGGCCGAGGATGAGGGTATCGTGTGCGTTGAAGGCATGCTAGGTGGTCACGTACATATCGATTACAACTGTGTGCCGAGCGTAGTCTACACGCACCCCGAGGTGGCTTGGGTAGGCAAGAACGAAGAAGAGCTGAAGGCGGAAGGTGTCGCATACAACGTCGGCAAGTTCCCATTCGCGGCGAATTCGCGCGCCAAGACCAACAATGACACGGACGGATTCGTGAAGGTCCTGGCAGACAAACAGACCGATCGTGTGCTAGGCGTGCATATCATTGGACCG GCTGCCGGTGAACTGATCAACGAATCTGTACTCGCCATGGAGTATGGTGCATCCGCAGAGGATGTTGCCCGCGTTTGCCACGCTCACCCTACCTGCGCAGAAGCTCTTCGGGAGGCGCATACGGCTGCCAGTTTCGGCAAAccgattaatttttaa
- the LOC128722140 gene encoding polyadenylate-binding protein-interacting protein 1-like, translating to MDQQSKQPEGSWHQQNGGNYPALRSPKGQEFKFSVNAKEFVPKSSSQLQQMPIHQPTAHFQPQMAMSQPSQIHQRFANAQGVVEPGGGDSGGEYDYSSIDQHHYANGTDSGKVSALQNRLSNMQIGGSDDGGHNNGKDFKHHQHHQQSMQQHHHHRGQQQHQGGHHGYHHHHHHQQQQHVPYSQQGQFQYMMAPYVMNKTNQHDHRKYNNGGQQQHRSWHQHQQQQHHHHHHQQQQHGSYHHHSMAGGAHSMPSMYGGSSGSNAAGGRGYNVYDQVTTEPNENQTYALDYLTEVTAELFDNPGMFEDEQQKLSKLFVNYIDDTFVLYSAIEMIFEQSIKESNFRYMGARLLHLLDDLNKDPMSPMRQLLQNKIMLQANELPEFMKQEQVKVRGATLFLAEMYMQLQNPQQVAEINMADFIIRAIKLLLQKEGPENVKCVCLCLKLSGFKLEMEQDYRENVNCILQDLEQLVLKEALPNDTVKIIQSVLDLREKSWGRSSEEIASMASISHVPLGLESNDSPVIYGPDGEVLTEEESSFVENGLAGDKRHTAYNGYEDEDDAYGLIDPDEDLEVQLAFRDFLESSNRPQQQH from the exons ATGGATCAACAAAGCAAGCAGCCCGAAGGAAGCTGGCATCAGCAGAACGGCGGGAATTATCCAGCATTGCGTTCTCCCAAAG GACAGGAGTTCAAATTTTCGGTGAACGCGAAGGAGTTCGTGCCGAAAAGCTCGTCGCAGTTGCAACAGATGCCAATCCATCAACCTACGGCACATTTCCAGCCACAAATGGCTATGTCCCAACCGTCGCAAATCCACCAGCGCTTCGCAAACGCGCAAGGTGTCGTCGAACCGGGTGGCGGAGATAGTGGCGGAGAATACGACTACTCTTCGATAGATCAGCATCACTATGCCAACGGGACCGATTCGGGCAAGGTGTCGGCCCTGCAGAACCGGCTAAGCAACATGCAAATCGGTGGCAGTGACGACGGTGGCCATAACAATGGCAAGGAT TTCaagcatcatcagcatcatcagcaatcgatgcagcagcatcaccaccatcgtggccagcagcagcaccagggGGGTCACCACGgataccatcatcaccatcaccatcagcaacagcaacacgtACCGTACTCCCAACAGGGCCAGTTTCAATACATGATGGCCCCATACGTTATGAACAAAACGAATCAACATGATCACCGGAAGTACAATAACGGagggcagcaacagcatcgctCTTggcatcagcaccagcagcagcaacatcatcaccatcatcatcagcagcaacaacacggaTCCTATCATCACCATTCGATGGCGGGCGGTGCACACAGTATGCCATCGATGTACGGAGGCAGTTCCGGTTCAAACGCTGCCGGCGGCAGGGGGTACAACGTCTACGACCAG GTTACAacggaaccgaacgaaaaCCAAACGTATGCTCTCGATTACCTGACCGAAGTAACCGCCGAACTATTCGACAATCCCGGCATGTTTGAAGATGAGCAGCAGAAGCTCTCGAAGCTGTTTGTAAACTATATCGATGATACGTTCGTGCTATACTCGGCGATTGAGATGATCTTCGAACAG TCGATCAAGGAGTCGAATTTTCGTTACATGGGCGCCCGTCTGTTACATCTGCTAGACGATTTGAACAAGGATCCCATGTCTCCGATGCGCCAGCTACTACAAAATAAGATTATGTTGCAGGCTAATGAGCTGCCTGAGTTCATGAAGCAGGAACAAGTTAAGGTGCGCGGAGCAACACTCTTCCTTGCCGAGATGTACATGCAGCTGCAAAACCCGCAG CAAGTAGCGGAAATTAACATGGCGGACTTCATTATCAGAGCGATCAAGCTGTTGCTGCAGAAGGAGGGCCCGGAAAATGTTAAGTGTGTTTGCCTATGCTTGAAG CTGTCCGGTTTCAAACTAGAGATGGAGCAGGACTACCGCGAAAATGTGAACTGCATACTGCAGGATTTGGAGCAGTTGGTGCTGAAGGAAGCCCTTCCAAATGATACCGTGAAGATAATCCAGTCGGTGCTCGATCTGCGGGAAAAGTCGTGGGGTCGCAGCAGTGAGGAAATTGCGTCCATGGCCAGCATCTCGCACGTTCCGTTGGGCCTCGAAAGCAACGATAGTCCCGTGATCTACGGTCCCGACGGAGAGGTGCTGACGGAAGAAGAAAGTTCattcgtggaaaatgggctCGCTGGCGATAAACGGCATACCGCCTACAATGGCTACGA GGATGAGGATGATGCTTATGGGCTAATCGATCCAGATGAAGATCTGGAAGTGCAGTTGGCTTTCCGTGATTTCCTGGAGAGCTCAAACCGaccgcaacagcaacattag
- the LOC128730170 gene encoding putative mediator of RNA polymerase II transcription subunit 26, whose amino-acid sequence MKMRRRSRMKVLKILQSFSQGTFIAFLLLFFGVDCMGEPGYLDFDNLPETNFTCAGKVIGGYYADLEASCQMFHVCTIGQGDEPMDIKFLCLNGTVFDQETRVCERVDEVDCSKSEKFYYLNLELYGNTIIPSPEDGSSEEDGNDGRDSSSTTTSTTTSTTTTTTTTPKPPTTTTPSRRFVFNNGNKGFTQPISSSTIATPMHAFSSTSVKPPSDEDDYEYDDEEYADDKPADQDSVVVPALEEDGSFSPQQFTLQQQQQGSRPKTEPPTKAEGGVKPAVSFQQQHFQNGGTLAVTNSHVTVTTHTTGNTNVSNGGTVATPPVSGTKTKAQPSQPPLTHKQKQQLEHQRRQQQEQLLQQQAITKQHEELQKRQQEAAVKQQQKALQQQQKQVQQHEAEIKNHQALLLLHTQKINRQQQQKQPNVPSSPAAPLATQRVPFTTGAGASGFGPSQQQQQQTQAPKRIPLLASSSPLALPSPVSPLTPFRLRAQGFKLPPSVAPQMSPQQRQDILRQQQQHHHHPQEDRFEGYRRQPPPQYPVRFQVPLHLPFEQQLRNQKDISLQFDPEVEDLTQIPQHKELKRSDPPFHHQGKGSVGPKSEPAAVGTAVSDRKVDNGGQQQASGSEQEQDPVVEYEYDEDYSSEGDDSESGNPSLDSVKSNTNSEFVIAKNASPGKVGDDRLPKDAHAGVPRSDPGKTSTNPSANSSSNIRSSITTSSSSSSNSGNHSGSLSSSNDRSSKKLSSSSGNSGSTSNTSRFIINNEHHKSHGSSAPPRVQPSARVGVSPVPPGLPKVIVTTSTSIRDNYGRTINYSITSNGGGSISSTASPGSTTARSKVSPPSATVANAAAVRGYDEYKESDVLSDPFYLDVPRQRSRTRRALAGDGSRSRRKRFILLVPRFM is encoded by the exons ATGAag ATGCGGCGACGATCGAGAATGAAGGTTCTAAAGATACTGCAGTCCTTTTCGCAAG GGACGTTCATCGCGTTCTTGTTGCTGTTCTTCGGCGTGGATTGTATGGGTGAACCGGGG TACCTGGACTTTGACAATCTTCCGGAGACGAACTTTACCTGTGCTGGCAAGGTGATTGGGGGCTACTATGCCGATCTGGAGGCGTCCTGTCAGATGTTCCACGTCTGCACCATCGGCCAGGGCGACGAACCGATGGACATCAAGTTTCTCTGCCTCAATGGGACGGTGTTCGATCAGGAAACACGCGTGTGTGAGCGCGTCGACGAGGTCGATTGTTCCAAATCAGAAAAATTCTACTATCTGAATCTGGAGCTGTACGGAAACACGATCATTCCATCGCCTGAGG ATGGCAGCTCGGAGGAAGATGGTAATGACGGAAGGGACTCATCATCCACAACCACCAGTACGACGACAAGCACTACCACGACGACTACTACGACGCCGAAACCACCCACGACAACGACTCCCTCGAGGAGATTCGTCTTCAACAATGGAAATAAGGGCTTCACCCAGCCCATTTCGTCCTCGACGATCGCCACTCCGATGCACGCATTCTCGAGCACATCAGTCAAACCTCCCTCCGACGAGGACGACTACGAATATGACGACGAGGAGTACGCCGACGACAAACCGGCTGATCAGGATTCGGTAGTAGTACCGGCTCTGGAAGAGGATGGCAGCTTCTCACCGCAGCAGTTCACacttcagcaacagcagcagggcaGCCGTCCAAAAACGGAACCCCCAACCAAGGCGGAAGGAGGTGTCAAACCAGCAGTAtccttccagcagcagcacttcCAAAATGGTGGTACTCTGGCAGTGACCAACTCGCATGTCACTGTCACTACGCACACCACGGGCAATACAAACGTCTCAAACGGTGGTACCGTTGCAACACCACCGGTCAGTGGCACAAAGACGAAGGCGCAACCCTCTCAGCCACCACTGACGCACAAGCAGAAGCAACAGCTGGAGCATCAGCGgcgccagcagcaggagcaactGCTCCAACAGCAAGCCATCACTAAGCAGCACGAGGAACTACAGAAACGCCAGCAAGAGGCTgccgtcaaacagcagcagaaggcgctccagcagcagcagaagcaggtGCAACAGCACGAAGCGGAGATCAAGAATCACCAggcgctgttgctgctgcacacGCAGAAGAtcaaccggcagcagcaacagaagcaaCCCAATGTCCCTTCATCGCCTGCTGCTCCATTGGCCACACAACGGGTCCCGTTTACGACGGGCGCCGGAGCAAGCGGATTCGGGCCAagtcagcaacagcagcagcaaacacaaGCACCAAAGAGAATTCCGCTGCTGGCTTCGTCGTCACCTCTAGCATTGCCTTCACCTGTCTCCCCGTTGACACCGTTCCGATTGAGGGCTCAGGGCTTCAAGCTACCGCCGTCGGTGGCCCCTCAAATGTCTCCCCAACAACGGCAGGACATACTgcgccagcagcaacagcatcatcaccatccgCAAGAGGATCGCTTCGAAGGCTATCGAAGACAACCACCGCCTCAG TATCCGGTTCGTTTTCAGGTACCGCTGCACCTACCCTTCGAGCAGCAGTTGCGCAACCAGAAGGACATCTCGCTGCAGTTCGACCCGGAGGTCGAGGATCTGACGCAGATTCCGCAGCACAAGGAGCTTAAGCGGTCGGATCCGCCGTTTCATCACCAGGGCAAAGGCTCGGTAGGGCCTAAATCCGAGCCAGCAGCTGTCGGAACGGCAGTAAGCGATCGGAAGGTCGACAACGGGGGCCAACAGCAGGCGAGCGGGAGTGAGCAGGAGCAGGATCCGGTGGTGGAGTACGAGTACGACGAGGACTACAGCTCCGAAGGGGATGATTCGGAGTCGGGCAATCCTAGCCTAGATAGCGTTAAGTCTAACACCAATAGTGAATTTGTCATCGCCAAGAACGCATCGCCTGGCAAGGTGGGCGACGATCGCCTGCCAAAGGACGCACACGCCGGTGTGCCCAGAAGTGATCCAGGAAAAACTAGCACTAATCCTAGCGCAAATAGTTCTAGCAATATTAGAAGTAGtatcaccaccagcagcagcagtagcagtaatAGTGGTAACCATAGCGGTAGCTTAAGTAGCAGTAACGATCGTAGCTCTAAGAAactttccagcagcagtgggaACAGcggcagcaccagcaacactaGTAGGTTTATCATTAACAACGAGCACCACAAGAGCCATGGCAGCAGTGCGCCACCGAGGGTGCAACCCTCGGCCCGTGTCGGTGTCTCGCCGGTGCCGCCCGGTCTGCCCAAGGTGATCGTCACGACGAGCACCTCCATCCGGGACAACTACGGTCGCACGATCAACTACTCGATCACCAGCAATGGCGGAGGTTCGATCTCGAGCACCGCTTCGCCCGGTAGTACAACGGCGCGGTCTAAGGTGTCACCACCGAGCGCCACGGTCGCCAATGCCGCCGCAGTCAGGGGCTACGACGAGTACAAAGAGAGCGATGTACTGAGCGATCCGTTTTATCTGGACGTGCCGCGTCAACGTTCCAGAACCAGGCGTGCTCTGGCAGGAGacggatcgcgatcgcgccggAAGCGTTTCATCCTGCTCGTTCCTCGGTTTATGTAG
- the LOC128722006 gene encoding probable salivary secreted peptide, translating into MKIATAFVVLTAVLGCCCLVTAQSHNYFFGARVPYDTLANQTTVIRSGSFLRVRTHNLDYPLKGQRGRNITAIYVYDRLGGGRGGFASITSGGIGQNYTRIHLKSQRGNGINFQVEIYGR; encoded by the coding sequence atgaAGATCGCCACCGCGTTCGTTGTGCTCACAGCGGTCCTTGGCTGTTGCTGTCTGGTCACGGCCCAGTCCCACAACTACTTCTTCGGAGCTCGCGTTCCATATGACACGCTCGCCAACCAGACTACTGTCATTCGATCGGGATCGTTCTTGCGCGTACGAACGCACAACCTGGACTACCCGCTGAAGGGTCAACGTGGTCGCAACATCACCGCCATCTACGTGTACGATCGTCTCGGCGGTGGACGTGGAGGATTTGCCAGCATCACCAGCGGTGGTATCGGTCAGAACTACACCCGTATCCATCTGAAGTCGCAGCGTGGCAACGGAATCAACTTCCAGGTGGAAATTTACGGCCGATAA